The segment CTCTGTCATTGTATCACGGGTAGTGTATGAATGAGAAGATAATTATTTAATGGTTTTGGAAAAATAGCGCCGTTCCTCGCTTAAAAATGAATACGTTAATGGCCTTTATGACAGGATCAATAACGGAATTTATTATATACAGTTTTGAGAGACTTTTTCAGGTCATTCCTTTTGTATGGCAGGTAGACACTAATTTCACAGAACCACAAAAACACAAAATTTTTTTAGATTTTAAGGGCACGAAAGCTCTAAGATGTTTTTACTCACCAAACCTCTAAGGCTCTAATTTCACCATCAAAGCACTAACTGCTCAAACGCACGGCTCAACGCACTAAGAACACGAATCCTCCAACACTAAGACAAGACACTAATCTCCTCTAAACCACGAAAGTTTAATGGCACGGTTTCCGTTTAACTGGATGAGGCATACAGGATATAATGATGATACGGTGCAACACCAACCGTGGTTTAAACTTTTGTGTTTTAGTGTTTTAGAGCCTTATTTTAGTGTTAGAGGCTTTGAGCACTTTGCGCGTTAAGTCGAGCGTTTGAGCAGTTAGAGCTTTGATGGTGAAATTAGAGCCTTAGAGGTTTGGTGAGTGAATTTTTTTTGTGCCTTAGAGATCTTAAATATTAAAAAATTTAGTGATTTTGTGTTTTCGTGAAATTAGTGTCTACCTGCCATCCGAAAGAAACAAAAAAGGCTAATATCATAATAAACCTGGATCCAATACGCCGAAAACCCAATAAAATGTCCTTTATGCCTCATAAGAAAATTTAATAAGGATTTAAGGATATAGCATACCCTATCGCGATTAGAAGGTCGGGGGGCTATGTTAGCGAAGATAAGGAATATACTGGGCAGAAAGCCTGCGAAGATCGAGCATTCTTTAGAAAACGTTCCGGAAGTTAAGCATTTTAGAAATGAGACGGTGGAGCAGGCCGGCAAAAGGATAAGATCACCGGACAGCCTTAAGAAAGACATAAACCATAACGGTCATTTTAGAGTCATAGCCAGGAACGATGAAGAGGCGGAGAGTATCGGGAAAGAGAACCTTAAGTCGTCCAGCGAAAAGAAGACAGTGCTCTACGGGGATGATAATATCTCCGGGTACATTTCCGGCGACAGGTATCTCAAGTTCTTAACGCTGACAAGGAACGGGGATATTTTCTCGACATACCCGCTTTTCAGCGCAGGCAAGCCGACACCTGCGAGGCTCACGAATATCACGGAATGCGAGAACTCATACGAAGGGCAGCTGGAGATATTCTTGAACGGCTCTGCCATATCGTTTTTCGACACGCTATATTTTGCTAACAAGAACAAGTATTATCCCGGCAAGGACGTCAAAGTCCTGTTATCGGGTGTCGCATACGTTCTTACCAGGGCAAGGAAAGCACCTCTCGCGGAAAAGAAAAGCCAGGCCGTCCCGAAGGTCCTGGGAGAGATGGAACTTGCGACGAGATATGAGAACGGTGACCTGGACGACTACATTTTCCGCGGTATCGTAAAAGGCGTCAAAGAGTTCAGGATAAGAGAAAAGAAAGCTTACGTCATTAAGACATCTTTGAAGACCGGGATTGACGGCGATCATACGGACTTTTATATTTGCGCAACGGAGAACGCCATCCAGGAAAAGGTACGTGTAGGCGACCACATAAGCGGCATAGTATGGATGCAGGGATTCATCGTCGAATGAGCGGCCATAATAACGATGGCTATTAATGATAGTGATACTGCAGGCAGTGCATTATGCCTGCGTACAGCATTATCACATCGCACTTACATTATGTAATGAGCATGGACCAATGAGAATGTATTTTTCTGTATTAAAATTATTAGACATATTATAATCGCTTATCATATAGCGCGTCGCTGGTAGAAAATATATAAACGAAAAGCCTTATAGCCACAAAGTTATATAAGACTACCACAAGTACAAACATAACTTACAATCATTTTGTTCGATCGAGGGTGTCATATGGATTTTAGATCAATTGAAGAGAAGTGGCAGAAGAAGTACGAAGAGTCGAAAATATTTGAGCCTTCCGTGATAAGCGGGATGCCGAAGTATTTCATCACGTTCCCGTACCCTTACATGAACGGGTATTTCCATATAGGCAGGGCCTTCAGCGGCATGCGTGCAGAAGTCCTTGGCAGATATAAGCTCATGCAGGGCTTTAACGTATTATTCCCGTTCGCTTTTCACTGCACCGGCACCCCGATAGTGGCTGCGGCCGAGAGGATCGCCGAAGGCGAAAAGAAACAGATGGACATCCTCAAAAAGATGGGCATCCCGGAAGAGGAGATACCAAAGTTCGCTGACCCGGTATACTGGACACAGTTCTTCCCTAAGGAGACTATGAAGGACCTTAAGAGGATAGGGGCTGCAGTTGACTGGTCCAGGACTTTCATCACGACATCTCTTAACCCTTATTATGACCAGTTCATAAAATGGCAGTTCAGGAAGCTGAAGGCCGGAGGGTACGTGGTCCAGGGAGAGCACCCCGTTGTATGGTGCCCGAGGTGCAAGTCGCCAGTAGGCGATCATGCAAGGCTTGAAGGCGAAGGTGTCACACCTGAGGAAATATACCTGATCAAGTTCAGGCTCGGCGAGACGGTGCTTCCGTGCGGAACATACCGCCCGGAGACAGCGTTCGGAGCCACCAACCTGTGGCTTAACCCCGACGTGACGTACGTGAAGGCAAAGGTCAACGACGAGGAATGGATAGTCTCGGAGGAGACCATAGAGAAGCTTGAGAACCAGAAATTCGAGGTCAGTGTCATTGAAAAGTTCCCGGGCAAGGAGCTCATAGGCAGGAGAGTCATGAACGAGGTGACGGGTAACGATGTGCCGATACTGCCCGCTACGTTCGTGGAGCCCGGAACGGGTACCGGTGTCGTCATGTCAGTGCCGGCTCACGCGCCGTTCGACTATGCCGCTCTCAGGGACATAGAGAACGACCCCGAAAAGTTCGGGATCAACATGGATATCATAAGCGGAATGAAACTTATCCCGCTGATCACCATAGAGAACTTCGGAGAGTTCCCCGCCAAAGAGATAGTGGAGCAGATGAACATCAAGGACCAGAACGACCCGAAGCTCGACGATGCCACCAAGGAGATCTATAAGAAAGAATTCCACACCGGCCTCCTTAATAAGAATACTGGCAAGTATGCAGGCATGAAGGTCATGGAAGCCAAGATGGAACTGGTCAGCGACTTCGTTCACAGCGGCAAGGCGGCGATATTCTATGAGCTGCCGGACCCTGTGATCTGCAGAGACCTTACAAGATGTGTCGTGAAGATAGTATCCGATCAGTGGTTCCTGAACTACAGCAGCCCGATATGGAAAGCGCAGGCGCATAAGGCTCTCGACAATATGAAGCTCTATCCGGAAAAGGTGAGAAAGCAGTTCGAGTATGTCCTGGACTGGCTCAAGGACTGGGCGTGCACCAGAGAGTACGGCCTCGGCACCGAGCTTCCGTGGGACAAGCGCTGGATGGTGGAGTCGCTTTCCGATTCGACAATATACATGGCATACTACACCATAGCGAAATATCTCGAGCACGGCGGATCGACGATCAAGCCCGAGTCGCTGACGGACGAGTTCTTTGAGTTCATATTCCTTAATAAAGGCCGGGCGGAGGAAGTATCCAAAAATACCGGCATAAGCATGGAGCTGCTGCTTAAGATGAAGCAGGAGTTCGAGTACTGGTATCCGTTCGACGTCAGGAGCAGCGGAAAGGACCTCGTGCAGAACCACCTTTCGTTCAGCCTGTTCAACCATACGGCCATATTCCCGGAAAAGTACTGGCCAAAAGGCTTTGCTGTCAATGGTTTCCTGCAGCTCGACGGACAGAAGATGTCGTCGAGTAAGGGTAACATATACACCCTGCGCCAGATATGCGACATGTACGGCGCCGACGCCACGAGGCTTACGCTGATGTACGGCGGAGAGGGCCTCGAGGACCCCAACTGGGACAGCGAGTTCGCCCGTACGGCAGGCCCGAAACTTTCCCAGTGGTACGATTTTGCCACAGAGAGCTATGGAAAGGGAAGGGAAGATGAGAAATACATAGACAGGTGGCTCGAATCCGTCACAATAAAGGCGATCAAGCTCACGAAGGACGCCATGGACAACATGGACTTCCGTACCGCTATACAGCGCGGATACTTTGACATGCAGCGCTACCTGCGCTGGTACATCCGCAGGACACCCGTGCCAAATAAGCGCGTGATATCGTGGTTCATAGAAGTCCAGACAAAGATTCTCGCCCCGTTCTGCCCGCACCTGTGCGAGGAGATCTGGGAGATAATAGGCGGCAAGGGCTTTATCGCGAAATCCCCGTACCCTTCCTGGGACGAGACCGTGGAGGTAGACGAGTCGATAGAGAGGTCAGAGGACTTCGTAAGGAGCGTAATAGAAGACCTTCAGGAGATCATAGAGGTGGCTCACCTGGAGAAAGCCAGCGAGGCTTATATTTACACTCCGGAAGGCTGGAAGTACAGGGCACTTGAGCTTGCCGCCGGAAAGAACATGGGCGACGCCATGAAGATAGTCATGGCAGAGGAAGAGATGCGCAAGCAGGGCAAGGAAGTAAGCAAGTACATCCAGAAAGTCGTCGCCGACAGGCTTGTGCCATCGGGAGTGAGCGAGAAGGAGATCCTTGAGGAAGCCAGGGACTTCATATCCCGTGAGATCGGGATGAAAGTGGAGATAGACTCCGAGTTCGACCCCGAGAAAAAGAGAAGGCACGCCATACCGGGAAGGCCTGCGATATACGTCAAGATATAAAATGGGGTTTGTATACCCCATTATTTTTTGATTTACCATTTTTTGAATTGTCAGTTTCAATAGTAATAAATGATGACATAGCTCCTGCCATCATTACGTCAAGATCAAGAAAAAATCATACCCGGTTTTTTGCGGGCAGCATTAAGACAAACCTGCTCCCCATCCCATAGTTCCCGGGAATACGGTCCTCGACCCAAATCTTACCGTTAAAATACTCGACCAGCATACGCACCAGGTATAACCCGAGGCCAGTACCCTTGACCTTCGACATCCCTCGTTCTAATCTCCTGAATACCTTTTCTTTTAATTCATCCGGAATACCCGGGCCGTTATCATCTATGGTCAACTTATAGTACTGATCTGAATCCTCGTATGTTTTATTTAGATAGATATCTATACATACGTCTCCTATCGAATGTTTCACGGCGTTACCTACGATATTTGAGATCGCGTCCTTCAATAGATAATTAGCGCAAACAAAATAGCCCGTTTTGGGAGCGAAATTAAGGTTAATGATAACTTTTTTCCAGGGGTTATTTTGATATTCATCCCTGACTTCTTCGATCATCTTGCCGATATCGACTGACTCGAATGATATTTCCTTCGATTTTAGGCTCTGGAGCTTCCTGACGTTGCTTATCAGCTTTGAGCTATTTACCATCATTTCATGGGATTTTTCGACATAGTTCAATTCATCATCAGTTATTTTCGCGGTGGATTTTAGACTGCCAAGAGCCAGCTCAAGATAACCCATGGCGATCTGGTTCATGTTATTGATGTCATGGCCCATTAAGTCAATATATAATTCCACCTCTGCCTTCGACTCCTGAAGCTGTTCCTCTATCCTTTTCCGCTCCAGTATCTCTTCCCCGAGCGCGATGTTAGCTTTTTTTAGGTCTGCTGTACGCTCTTCGACCCGTGACTCCAGCGTGTCTCTCGCCATCTTTAACTCATTTTCAGTCCTTTTCAGGTCCGTTATATCAAGTATGACACCTACGATGCCGGCCGGTTCTCCTTTCGTATCATGGAAAACAGCTTTATGAAATATCACATCATGTAACTCATCTTCAGCATCCCTGACGGAGCTTTCATACCTTTGAATTCCGCCTGCTTCAAATAGCTCTTTATCGGCTTTATAATAAATATCGGCTAATTCCTTTGGCGCGACATCATAGACGGTCTTCCCCACTATTTGATCCTTTGTCAACCCGAGAAATTTTTGAAAAGAGATGTTACATCCCCGGTATATTCTATTCATATCTTTATAGAATATGGGAACTGGTATAGAGTCGATAAGTTCCTGTAAAAAATGAAGCTGTTCATGAAACGTAATATCTACTAGCTCTTTTCTTCGTATTATATCGAGTAAATAATTTATACGATCTCGCTGGTCTTCAAGTTCCCGGATCAGCTTTTCATATATTTTATTCCCATTCGTCATAAAGCCCTATATGGATGCGATTTTGAGTGCGATTTTTTTGAAAGTTATCTATTATTGTATTTTATTATTATAGATGTATAAATTATATAATATAGAAGTATCTTAAATGTGCAAAAAGATAACGATGCAAATGTATAAAATTCGCGGCAGGGGTGCACATTGTAAACGGATCGTATTGTACGGTGTTGTTTAACAAGGACTTAAAAGATATTCACGATACTTGACATCTACCGATAAATTTATAGCATATACCGCACTATGATGTGCTAGAACATCGTCTATGTTCACAAAGAAGGGCACGTAGATCAGGGGTAGATCGCTTCCTTGGCATGGAAGAGGCCTCGGGTTCAATTCCCGACGTGTCCATAGAATTTTTATCAAAATTTTTACAACAAATCTCTTTTTGCACGATACAATCACGCTGGCTGGTGAGGAGACTCGCTGGCCTGTTATTAAGTGAACTTAAGGCGTTTGTCCTCTTTATACTGGATATTTTTAGGGTTACCCTCAGCTCTATACACTCGGCCCTCATTGAGATCATAGACTGACGACCACACAGTGTCAAAATCAAGCCCTTTTTCGTACTGACACATAAATCCGTACTTTCCGCCCAGAATATCCCTGGCATATTGTATGGAGTCTGAGTCAAATCCCTTTTTTAACGCGTCATAACCGGTTCTATACCGGTCCATAGAATTATACAGGTCCGTAATATTCTCAAACTGTTTCATTTCATCGGATAAAAAATTATTAGATGCTATGACAAAGCTGGCGTCAGCGTCCTTTTTTTCTATATGGATCTTATCGGCACAGCATTCTGCATGTGCGATATCGCCGCTTCTGTCCGCTAAGATCACATGCCATGCCCCGGCAATGGGTATAGACTGTAAAGCCTCGATACCCTCATTGACAGTCGCACACCTTTCCAGGATGTAGCGTACGAAAACCATTGAGTTCAATCCTGGCTTAAGCTCTTTCGGGCATACGAACGTCATTCCGGCAGCAAGCCCTTTTTCGTTCACGCCATCTTCTGCGATGACAAAAGCGGAGGAGTTCGCAATGAATGAATGCCCGTTCATTGGCGAATATAAGCTGCTGTTGCTTATTTTTCTAAATACTGGCGGCAGATCGTTATTCCGCCCGAAAAAGACCTTGTCGTCCTTTTTGAACGCGAACATCGTACAACCCTTTTTTTCAAGGCAGACGCTTACACACATAAGCCACGCGGAAAATTTTTCGTACGGATACATGAGTCCGTCTGCAATACCTTTTATTTCCTGACATGCTTCGGGAAAATACTTCCTTAATATGAGTTCTGATCCAGTTCCAAAGGCAAGTTGCTCCTGTGATAGGTCTATTAAACCAAAAAAATCAATATTATTCTTTTTAAGTAATCGCCCGCATTTCATCCCGAATTCATAATGATCGCCTTTAAACCTTGGGTGGTACAACTTGTTCTCCTCCCATTTTCTTTAAACTAATAAGCCAGAGTTGGTATTTATAGATGCCGAAATAAATTTAATTGAAAAAATAATTTTAAATTTACAGAATGCTTGCCAGTGCCCGGATAGTATTTACGTCGCCATTTACAATGAACACGATGAGCCACATACACTAGTTTTCATAAAAGTGAGCTTTCCTGACGGGGAATAGGCCGCGGGTTCAATTCCCGACGTGTCCATTAGCCTATTTTTAATAATCGACAATCTTTTCTTCTTTGTTTTTAGGATAATTTAACGGCATGCTTTACGGCCGTTTCGACGTATAGCTCGATGCGCTCCTTTGAAAGTAATGTGAGGGAGTATTTTAAAATATTAAATATGTTATATTATTGAAAAATTAATCAGTACGAGGAGTAATAGGTATATTCGGTTTAGTACTATTAGTCCTGCTTATTGCTTCATGAATTCCTTGAGCCAGTTCATACGCATTCCCCGTCGCCCAAAAGTGCATGAAGAACATACGAGGCTCCTCGGTCAACATATGACTGTGCAAAGCTACTACTTTTATATCATTATCATTTAAAGCACGGATCACTGGATTGACCTCGGTAGATACAAGAATAAAATCGCCGGTGATCGCAGCTCGTTCGCCTCCTAACGGCTGGAACTTGATCATAGTGGCCACATCCATGGTAGGCGGTATCTCCATGCCCATATCTATGATTTTCTCCGCCCTTGGGACATCATATTTATAGATGCCATCCTCCAGTATGCCATTATAACCCATTACCCGGTCAAGTCGAGAATGATCAATGCTTGAACTAACCTCAGGAGTCTCTTTAGATGAATTATACGACATATTCGTCAATGAAAGAGCGTCGTGAACTTTTTTAGCCATAACTACCGGATCACCCTGTCCGCCAATATGCAGGTCGAAAACATTCGGGGTCTCGCCGATGAGCGTATTATGGATGGCGGTTATATCAATACCTTCCTGCTGGATCCTTTTCTGAACAGACCATATCTCATCTCCCGTTAATACAAGGTCGCCCATCATCATCGCCCCATCACCCATATCCATGAACGCAACCCAGGAATCAAGGCCAAAAGCAGGTTTTAATTGAACATCCCCGATCATCAGGTCAATATCATTTCTCGGAAGGCTGACCATGAAAACACCGCCCGGCAACATAGTCCCATTTTTCCCTAATGCATGTTCGACAGGCTCCCATCCCACATTGCTAATTTTCATATCTCTGTTTTTTATATCTTTGACACTGCCGAAAAGAGATACTGCCATTAGAAGCACAATGCAGATACATAGCCATTGCCATACGCTCAATCGCATTTTACCCCACCATGAATTATTTGTATTAAGGGTAAATCACAATTTTATACGAGAAAAAATAGTTCACTCTTTATAGCGCGCTAAATACCCATAATTAAAACAGTTAGCGATAAACTTGAAATTGCAAATTCAATTTAAGATACGTCACAAAAAAGAATATAACGTCAGAATGTGAGCTAAATTTATAGGTTTTTATCGATACTTTCTCGCATTGCCCGTCATACATCTTAGCTTGCCAATCTATGGCTTATATCCTATTCCCTAAAGTTATGAGATTAAAAAAGAAAATTCCCGGTGCAAGGAGGTAGTGCACCGGATCTATTTATTATTGGTCTACCATGTCCATTTCGAGGAACATGTCCCACTGGCCGTCAAGCATAGCGGCTGTGACCTTGTTCTTATCGACGGCGATGTAGGCTTTATGGGGGGTTATGGCCTGCGTGACCATCTGTCCGGTCCTGTCGCCGTATCCGCCGTGGGCGCAATCGAACTCGGCTATGAACTCATATTCTCCGGGGCCGTAAGCCTCGTTGAGGTATATTTTTAAGGTGTCAGCCATGCC is part of the Methanooceanicella nereidis genome and harbors:
- the leuS gene encoding leucine--tRNA ligase, whose product is MDFRSIEEKWQKKYEESKIFEPSVISGMPKYFITFPYPYMNGYFHIGRAFSGMRAEVLGRYKLMQGFNVLFPFAFHCTGTPIVAAAERIAEGEKKQMDILKKMGIPEEEIPKFADPVYWTQFFPKETMKDLKRIGAAVDWSRTFITTSLNPYYDQFIKWQFRKLKAGGYVVQGEHPVVWCPRCKSPVGDHARLEGEGVTPEEIYLIKFRLGETVLPCGTYRPETAFGATNLWLNPDVTYVKAKVNDEEWIVSEETIEKLENQKFEVSVIEKFPGKELIGRRVMNEVTGNDVPILPATFVEPGTGTGVVMSVPAHAPFDYAALRDIENDPEKFGINMDIISGMKLIPLITIENFGEFPAKEIVEQMNIKDQNDPKLDDATKEIYKKEFHTGLLNKNTGKYAGMKVMEAKMELVSDFVHSGKAAIFYELPDPVICRDLTRCVVKIVSDQWFLNYSSPIWKAQAHKALDNMKLYPEKVRKQFEYVLDWLKDWACTREYGLGTELPWDKRWMVESLSDSTIYMAYYTIAKYLEHGGSTIKPESLTDEFFEFIFLNKGRAEEVSKNTGISMELLLKMKQEFEYWYPFDVRSSGKDLVQNHLSFSLFNHTAIFPEKYWPKGFAVNGFLQLDGQKMSSSKGNIYTLRQICDMYGADATRLTLMYGGEGLEDPNWDSEFARTAGPKLSQWYDFATESYGKGREDEKYIDRWLESVTIKAIKLTKDAMDNMDFRTAIQRGYFDMQRYLRWYIRRTPVPNKRVISWFIEVQTKILAPFCPHLCEEIWEIIGGKGFIAKSPYPSWDETVEVDESIERSEDFVRSVIEDLQEIIEVAHLEKASEAYIYTPEGWKYRALELAAGKNMGDAMKIVMAEEEMRKQGKEVSKYIQKVVADRLVPSGVSEKEILEEARDFISREIGMKVEIDSEFDPEKKRRHAIPGRPAIYVKI
- a CDS encoding sensor histidine kinase, producing MTNGNKIYEKLIRELEDQRDRINYLLDIIRRKELVDITFHEQLHFLQELIDSIPVPIFYKDMNRIYRGCNISFQKFLGLTKDQIVGKTVYDVAPKELADIYYKADKELFEAGGIQRYESSVRDAEDELHDVIFHKAVFHDTKGEPAGIVGVILDITDLKRTENELKMARDTLESRVEERTADLKKANIALGEEILERKRIEEQLQESKAEVELYIDLMGHDINNMNQIAMGYLELALGSLKSTAKITDDELNYVEKSHEMMVNSSKLISNVRKLQSLKSKEISFESVDIGKMIEEVRDEYQNNPWKKVIINLNFAPKTGYFVCANYLLKDAISNIVGNAVKHSIGDVCIDIYLNKTYEDSDQYYKLTIDDNGPGIPDELKEKVFRRLERGMSKVKGTGLGLYLVRMLVEYFNGKIWVEDRIPGNYGMGSRFVLMLPAKNRV
- a CDS encoding C45 family autoproteolytic acyltransferase/hydolase, which produces MYHPRFKGDHYEFGMKCGRLLKKNNIDFFGLIDLSQEQLAFGTGSELILRKYFPEACQEIKGIADGLMYPYEKFSAWLMCVSVCLEKKGCTMFAFKKDDKVFFGRNNDLPPVFRKISNSSLYSPMNGHSFIANSSAFVIAEDGVNEKGLAAGMTFVCPKELKPGLNSMVFVRYILERCATVNEGIEALQSIPIAGAWHVILADRSGDIAHAECCADKIHIEKKDADASFVIASNNFLSDEMKQFENITDLYNSMDRYRTGYDALKKGFDSDSIQYARDILGGKYGFMCQYEKGLDFDTVWSSVYDLNEGRVYRAEGNPKNIQYKEDKRLKFT
- a CDS encoding LppY/LpqO family protein → MRLSVWQWLCICIVLLMAVSLFGSVKDIKNRDMKISNVGWEPVEHALGKNGTMLPGGVFMVSLPRNDIDLMIGDVQLKPAFGLDSWVAFMDMGDGAMMMGDLVLTGDEIWSVQKRIQQEGIDITAIHNTLIGETPNVFDLHIGGQGDPVVMAKKVHDALSLTNMSYNSSKETPEVSSSIDHSRLDRVMGYNGILEDGIYKYDVPRAEKIIDMGMEIPPTMDVATMIKFQPLGGERAAITGDFILVSTEVNPVIRALNDNDIKVVALHSHMLTEEPRMFFMHFWATGNAYELAQGIHEAISRTNSTKPNIPITPRTD